The genomic window CTGCATCTGAAACTTTTTAATTATTCTCAATCTGGCCGGTTTATTTTGAATCGGCCAGATTATTCAGCAACATTAAGCCGGATTATTCTGAGAAATAACACTATCATGACCACACAAATACAAAAAGGTGTAATACCAGAATTACAATCACTCAAAAACGAAATTGAAAATTTAGGACGAAAACTACAAGACCCTGCAACAGAAATGACTCAAAACGTAGTCAAAGAACTAGAGGTTGCTCTCGGCAATATGATTAACGAATTCAAGACAACGATGTCAGGTTCAACGAAATCCGAACTTGAAAACCTTACATCGTTATTATGCCAAGCTGGTGGTTCTCTTACTGATTTCCCTGAAAAACTTCAGGTTATGACAAACAATCTTAATGAAAATTTTACAGAATTGCAGAATGTAGTACAAGGTATTGCTAAGCAAACTCTTCTACAATCCTCAGAATCAACTGACCTTATGAAAAAACAAACAATAGAAATGTCTGATGCGTTCAAACTGAAAATTGAAGAGCTTCAAATAGGACAAGAGCTACTAGTAAATAAGCAAACACAAAACATACAAATATCAGATAATCTATTAAATTCTTTCAACACAAGTATTGAAAAGATGAACACATTGTCACAGGGGATTTCAGGAACAATCGAAAAAACGAATTCTATTCAGACTGAATTAACTTCAACTGCAAATCATTTACGATTAGTTTCGGAAACCGTCAAAAATTCGACTGATTCGTTTAAGTCTGTTCAATTAATATTTTCTGAACATGTTAATCAATTTCTTTCAAAAAACAAAGAAACAATTACCGAGATACAAAATTCACTAAGCCAAGCCCAAAATGTTTCTACCGATTATGTTGAAAAATTCTCTATTATTGAAAACGGGCTACAGTCAATATTTAAACAAATCCAAGAAGGAATTATTGAGTATAAAAATACTGTTGGGAGCAGCATGGAAAACTATCTAAATAAATACTCCGAATCGCTTACAAATACGGTAGAACATTTAGTTAGTCAAACTAGATCGCAAGAAGATATCGTAGAAGAGCTTACAGAACAATTAAGTATGTTGCGAGAAAGAAAGCTCTAGCCAATGAAAAAACTCTTTTATCATTCAGAAGAAACTGAAAATCCTTTTGCTTTATCCATTGGTGATTTAATGGCAGCATTATTACTGATCTTTGTCTTATTATTAGCATCCACGCTTCTGAAACTTCAAGATGAATTCGAAAGCAAATCTCAAGTGGCGGAACAATATTCCGCAATTAAAGACAACCTTTACAAAGAATTATTGATTGAGTTTAAAAGTGATTTAACAAAATGGAATGCAGTGTTTGACAAAGCAACTTTAGCCATACGATTCAAAGAACCAGATATTCTCTTTGAAACTGGCAAATATGAGTTAAAGGATGATTTTAAAATAATTTTAAAAGATTTTTTCCCGCGCTATATCAAAGTTTTAACAAAAAAACAATTCAAGGACAATATTGAAGAAATAAGGATTGAAGGACATACGGATAATACAGGAGACTATTTCATGAATATGGCTCTTTCGCAAAATCGTACACGCAGTGTTCTTACGTATCTACTAAACTCAACACCAATTAACAAAGAATCTAAATTATGGGTAAAAATAAATCTTACAGCTAATGGGCTTTCATATAGTAAGCCCATAGCAGATAACAATACCATACAAGGAAGAAGCCTAAACAGGCGTGTTGAATTCAGAATAAGAACAAACGCCGAGAAACAAATTGATGAAATATTAAAATATAGTGGTAAAAAATAATGCGAAAAGCAGAAGATCTCCTTAAGTTTAATTTTATGGCGCTAAGCCTATTATGTTCTAATACTTATTCATTACCTACTTACATCTCTAATCTTGCTGATGCGAGAATCAATAAGCTCAATAGAATGACTCAAGAAATCGGAGAAAGCGATTTTAAAAAGTTTACTGGAATAAACTTAATTCCAAAAATTTTTAATAAAATCAAGTCCAGCATCTATACGGGGAAGTGGATTGAGGGCAGCTGGGACAAGCGAGAATTAAAAGTATTAGCATATTCGCTAACATATTCAGAACTCAACCATACCTCAATATTCAGTAACCTTAATGAACTTGAATTTGTCTGTACCTTATTAAAAGCAAACTGGCGAGATTCATTTATCATTGGTTTAATCGACTGTTATCTAAAAAGTTGGGAATCTAACAATACGCATTCATCAGCAAGACTGGAAAATTTAATTATTGAAAAATTAAAACAATATGAAGGTGGACGATCCACACTAAAATCTTTGAAATCGAATATTAGATTTTTTGATAACAAAAATGGCAATTTAGTGTTAGGAACAGAACTCGCAATAAAAAAAATAAACATAACTGATGCAACGAAATACTTAGGCATACCAGATAATTGGTTTACTTATCCCTATTTTTCTAAAGTGTTGTTATCCTACTATGAAAAACGGAAAAATGAATTATCTGAAATTATTGATGGTATCAATACTGCTCTAAGCAACCATAATAATATTATTAGTAATAAAAGGATCATTTCCAAGTTATTAATACAAATTAACGAATCCAAGTTAGAAGATTTACAAGATACCGCAAAAAATATGGCATTTAAATTAATAGGCGACCCTGCCATATCGAGTAACTGGACAATATTTGAGAATGCAACACAAAGCGAAAAAATCGAATTATCTTCTGCAAGGGATATTTTAAATGAATGGGTTACAAAACAATTCATCAGTGTCTTTTTTGAGAAATGTATTAATGATCCCAGAAGGAAACGGTTCTGGTTAAAAATGTCAAAAAACATTACTAGTTTCAAAGTTTTTGGCCCACTTGGCGTAAAACAAAAATTGAAACAAGATGCTAGAATTTCAGAATTCGTTGATAATAGGTTTCAAAAAACAGACAGCCAAAAACAAGTATCCGCTTTTTTAATGCATGTTAAAGATTATAAATTTATTGAATTTAGCGATCCAGGGTATGCTTTTTATGCATACAAGCAAAGCAATACAACAGCTCCATCTTTTAACAGAAAATATTATAGTGTTGAAGACTTCAGAAACGGAAACATGCCACTTTTACTGAACAGACAAGGACATACATTATATAATTACGTTGACGAAGGAAGACTTAGACATACTGATGGAGATATGAAATGGGAAGATGTGTTTTCAATATGGATAAATAAAAAAGCAGGTATAAATGTTTAATTGGGAAGTTAATTGTCATTTTTCTTTTTTTATCACGGATATAACACAAAATAAAATTCCTGTCTCAAAATGGGATGATGTTATATCTGATTATATATCCCAACTCTCGATATTAAACGAATTAGCTGACAATGGTTTTGCTGAATATAAAACAACGACATTAGACGTTGATACTATAAACGTGCTTAATCTAAGTGATATAGACAAACAAATTTTGTGCCTACCAGATCATTATCCATATGAAATATATATTCAATCAGATGGTCAATTAAATCAAACTAGTTTTAAGTTCAAATACGGATTTTACGACTTCACTCCAAATGGCAACCGTTTAAATGTGACAAGGAATGGAGCGATAATTGAAATAGATGAACGTCAATATCTGCTATCAGCAAAACAGTTTCTAATTTGTGAAGAACTTGATAGATTTAACTCATTGCCAGAGAATATAAGAACCTTTAGAAATAACTTGAAGTGTTTTGCAGATATAAAAGCATTTTCACAAGAAGCAGCAAGTGTTCTAGACAGCTACTTACAAAGCCAAAACAGTTATAATCCAGACAAAATAATAATTAAACTTTCTTTTGAAAATAAAATACTTGAAATTATTCCTACTGTTGAAATCGAAAATCAAAATGGATTTGTCGATGCATTTGATAAATTTTTAAGAGTTCAAGAAGTATACCCTATAGCTGATACCAACGGAAATGTAACAAGAGTTGTAATTAATGAAAAACAAAAAAAAGAACTAGAAAATATTAAAGCGAAAAGAAAAATTAGTGATAAAAATGAGATAAACGAAATTATTGAACATCCTGAATATTTCTTTGATGATGAAATAATTGATATCAGTGTTTTCTATAGTGACCGAATAAAAGAAATTGGAATTTATCAACCAAAGTTTTTCCCATTTATTTGTCCTTACAAATCAGAATGGATTCCGGGTATTGAAATAAGGGATAGATTATCTGGAACGAAAAGAATCCATTTAAAAACAGATATGGAGTTAAAGGAATTCGAATCTGAAAAACAAAAAGCACAAAATATAGGCGCAAATTCTTTCAGTTGGAAAGATGTAGAAATGCCTATTGATGAAGCAGAAAAACTCATATGGATTGCAAGGAAACAACAAGAGAATCCCAAAGAACCAATTACTAAAAGAGACAATTTAAAACATTGCCCAATCTTAATTCCCAAAGATAATATCGAATCATTAGAATATAGTGAAGATCAAAATCTAAATACAAATATTCAGCATAGCTTTGCTAGCATTGAGAATCTTAATAAATCCATAGGTCTAAAAGACCATCAAATTGAAGGAATTTCATGGCTTCAAGCTTTAAATAAAAACAAAATGAGTGGTTGTCTATTGGCGGACGATATGGGACTCGGAAAAACCCTGCAAATTTTGTATTTCATTGAGTGGCACGCACAACGAAATAATCATTCAAAACCATATTTAATTGTTGCGCCTGTAACTCTAATAGAAAACTGGGAGAATGAATACAATAAATTCTTTACTCTTCGCAGTCTTCAATTAATTAAACTATATGGTACTACCGAATTAAAAAAAGAATATAACAAGCAAAATATAGATTTTCTACAAAAAAAACAAATAATACTAACTAACTATGAAACATTAAGGGCTTATCAATTTAACCTATGCGCTGTTGATTATGCTGTAGTCGCTCTGGACGAAGCACAGAAAATCAAAACACCAGGAACATTGATTGAGTATGCATGTAAATTGTTAAAATCAGATTTCAAGATTGCTATGACAGGAACTCCAGTTGAAAATACTCTTATTGATCTTTGGTGTATTATGGATTTTTCAGTTCCAGGTCTTTTAGGATGTGCCAAAGATTTTGCCAAAAAATTTCAAAGTCCATTGAAGGAAGAAAAAACTGACATAGTAAAGCTCGGAGAAAAGCTTCGCGATGGAATTGGCATATTTATTAAACGTAGGTTAAAGCAAGATGTTGCAAAAGATTTACCAATTAAATATGACAATGAAAACTCAAGAATAAAAAAACAAATGCCGGAAATACAGTTAGAACGATATAAAATTGAAATTGAATTAGCAAAAAATTCCAACTTACACGAAAAGAACAAAAGGAATCAAGTACTGAAATCTCTTTGGGCAATTCGAGCTATATCCGACCATCCCTTTTTGGTTGACAGTCAAATTTTAAATTTCAGCAGCTCTGAACTTATAGCGTCATCCGCAAAACTTCAAATTTTAGTAGATATTTTATTAGAAGTAAAAAACAAAGATGAAAAAGCTATAGTTTTTGCAGACAGAAAAGATACTCAAAAATTGCTACAGAAAGTTATATACGATATATTTAGCATTTTCCCCAGCATTGTCAACGGTGATACCCCAACTATTAAAAAAGCGAAAGAAACTAATAATCTAAGCAGGCAACAAACTATTGATAGATATCAAGAAGAAATAGGATTCAATATAATTATATTGTCACCATTAGCCGCTGGTATCGGATTAAACGTAACAAAGGCAAATCACATCATCCATTTTACTCGGCATTGGAATCCTGCAAAAGAAGAACAAGCAACTGATAGAGCATATAGAATAGGACAAAATAAAAATGTACACGTTTACTACCCTATGGCTGTATTTCCTGAGTCGATGATAAATGAAGATGGTAATAAACAAAAATCATTTGATGAAACGCTAGATATACTCCTTGCTCGAAAAAAATCCTTAGCAACAAGTACTTTGTTCCCGACAGAACAAGCTGAAGTCAAGCCAGATGAAATCTTTGCCGATATTTTCGGGATTAATTCTACAAATAATCCAACACCTTTAAACTTAAACCAGATTGATCAACTCCAACCAAATCTATTTGAAGCATATATAGCTGCATTATATATTAAACAAGAATATCAGACTTCACTTACACCGTTTTCAAACGATAAAGGTGTTGATGTAGTTGCAATAAAAGAAGGAGAAAATTATTTAGTCCAAGTAAAACAAAGCAAATCTACCATTGGCATATCTTGCGTGCAGGAAATAGTTGCTGCAAAAAAATATTATGAATCTAGATATAAAGAAAGCTTTCAACTCGTTGTTATTTCTAATAGCAATTTTACTGCGCAAACTGAAACTTTATCGAACATTAACCATGTCAATTTAATCAATAGAAAAAAACTTGAACTTTTAATTTCTAAAATTGATATTTCGATTCAGGATATAAACAAAAATGAAACACAACGTATGGCCTATATATAACAAAACAATTTGATCCAAGATATACCGGGCAAATTAATTTAAAAATAAAAAACAATAATTATAGTTTTATCTAACATGAAATTTTTATCGCTAATAAGTGTAATACTCGATCGTCCTAATTGGGTATTGCAGCCCTATTCGAGCTCGTGTCTCATAGGGCTTTGTGCGTAAATGATGCTCAGAACTGCTAATGTGTTTTTGAATTTTGACCTCCTCGCGTCAGATATGCCACTTGGAATTCCTTGCATTCCATTAAAATATATTGATATTAATAAGGAATATTATTAAAATAATACTAAGATAGAGTTGATCAGAGAGACAGTTAGTGTTACTGATATACTAAAAACGTATAACAAAACGCTGCACCAGACCGCTTTAGTGCGGACTACTCTAGAATCTGAATGACTAGCAATAAGGCGATGGTTAGTTTAGAAGCAGAGTGTTAATGATCCAAGCGGCAGGTGAGCTTGGTCGTTATGCCGAAAAAATAAAATCGAGAGAGGCCTGAAAAAAACGGTTGATTATAGTAGAGATTCTTCGGGGGTAATCAAGGTATTACTTTGATTAGAAGGTTCATGTTAAACTTATTTAATAATCACTTTTGCAGGTAATGGAGTAATAATGAACTGGATATATGAGCATACCCCGGATAACAAAGCACGATTTATTCTTGGGGAAAAAGGCAATAAACCCTTGATTTGCATAGGAATTAATCCTTCAACAGCGACTCCTGCCAATTTAGATAAAACAGCGAAAAGGGTACAGAAATATACAAGTGATCTTTGTTATAACTCATGGATAATGCTTAATGTATATCCCCAAATAGATAAAAACTCAGAAAATTTACATAAAGTTAAAGATACTAACCTTCACAAGCAGAATCTTGAATATATCGAATCTATACTAACTATAGAAGGAATAAATATCTGGGCTGCATGGGGAACCATAATCACTGAACGACCATATTTATTTTATTGTCTGCGAGATATACATTTAATTGCTAAAAAAAATAATAAATCCTGGTATAGCGCAGGAAATCTGCTTAAAGATGGACATCCTAGACATCCTTCACGTATGCAAACCGGGCTGCCATTAAAGAAATTTGATATCGATGCCTACCTAAATAAATACATGTTTAACTCAAGATAAGGAAGTATCCATTTATGACTAAAAATATATACTTTGCAGGATCAATTAGAGGTGGCCGGGATGACGCGGCCATGTATGAGCAAATAATCGGCCATCTGCAAAAACATGGCACAGTATTGACTGAGCACGTTGGTAATCTAGGCATCACTGGCAAAGGAGAGGCCAATAATACCGATCTGTTTATACATAATCGTGATATGGAATGGCTAACCTCAGCTGAAATAATTGTCGCTGAAGTAACTACGCCTAGCTTAGGTGTAGGCTATGAAATCGCTAAGGCAACTATTCTGAACAAAAAAGTTTTATGTTTATATCGGCCCGAAAATGGCAAAAAGCTATCCGCTATGATCGCTGGATGTCCCAGTGTGACTGTATGTGAATATCAAAATTTTAATGAAGCAACTGTGGCCATAGACACATTTATGGATAATAATGGCGTTCATAATAAAAAAGATGGGTAATTTTTTGCTTATTACAGAAACTGTCGATTAGTAATTGAGATACAGATTTTAATATGGACAATGCTCTAAACAATCATAGTATG from Candidatus Margulisiibacteriota bacterium includes these protein-coding regions:
- a CDS encoding OmpA family protein translates to MKKLFYHSEETENPFALSIGDLMAALLLIFVLLLASTLLKLQDEFESKSQVAEQYSAIKDNLYKELLIEFKSDLTKWNAVFDKATLAIRFKEPDILFETGKYELKDDFKIILKDFFPRYIKVLTKKQFKDNIEEIRIEGHTDNTGDYFMNMALSQNRTRSVLTYLLNSTPINKESKLWVKINLTANGLSYSKPIADNNTIQGRSLNRRVEFRIRTNAEKQIDEILKYSGKK
- a CDS encoding nucleoside 2-deoxyribosyltransferase, producing the protein MTKNIYFAGSIRGGRDDAAMYEQIIGHLQKHGTVLTEHVGNLGITGKGEANNTDLFIHNRDMEWLTSAEIIVAEVTTPSLGVGYEIAKATILNKKVLCLYRPENGKKLSAMIAGCPSVTVCEYQNFNEATVAIDTFMDNNGVHNKKDG